A stretch of Cryptococcus decagattii chromosome 7, complete sequence DNA encodes these proteins:
- a CDS encoding ATP synthase F1, gamma subunit — MLSRAARPAITLARTANQQQAGMATLKEIEQRLKSVRNIEKITKSMKVVASTKLTRAEKAMREAKKYGAANNELFKHTEAESEAEPKILYVGISSDGGLCGGIHSSISRFIKKEMTEQPGALAVVGDKPKAQLSRAMPQAFKVSFSAVGKDVPTFGEASAIADEIVKNGGEWDVVKIVSNKYLSAISYEAGITTVISAKALQEAAGFRQYEMEEDVSKDLAEFSLANAIYTALVEGHAAEISARRTAMENASNNALDMMGSLQLQYNRGRQAVITNELIDIITGASAL; from the exons ATGCTTTCCCGCGCAGCCAGGCCAGCCATCACCCTCGCAAGGACCGCCAACCAGCAGCAGGCCGGTATGGCCACCCTCAAGGAGATTGAGCAGAG GTTGAAGTCTGTCAGGAACATTGAAAAGATCACCAAG TCCATGAAGGTCGTCGCTTCTACCAAGCTCACTCGTGCTGAAAAGGCTATGCGAGAGGCCAAGAAGTACGGTGCCGCCAACAACG AGTTGTTCAAGCACACCGAGGCTGAGTCCGAAGCCGAGCCCAAGATCCTCTACGTCGGTATCTCCTCTGACGGTGGTCTCTGTGGTGGTATCcactcttccatctcccgattcatcaagaaggagatgacAGAGCAGCCCGGTGCCCTCGCCGTCGTCGGTGACAAGCCCAAGGCCCAGCTCTCCCGTGCCATGCCCCAGGCGTTCAAGgtctccttctccgccGTCGGCAAGGACGTCCCCACTTTCGGCGAGGCTTCCGCCATCGCTGACGAGATTGTCAAGAATGGCGGTGAATGGGATGTCGTCAAGATTGTCTCCAACAAGTACCTCTCCGCTATCTCTTACGAAGCTGGTATTACGACCGTCATCTCTGCCAAGGCTCTCCAGGAGGCTGCTGGTTTCCGACAGTacgagatggaagaggatgtcTCCAAGGACCTTGCCGAATTCTCCCTTGCCAACGCCATTTACACTGCTCTTGTCGAGGGTCACGCTGCTGAGATTAGCGCTAGGAGGACTGCCATGGAGAACGCTTCCAAC AACGCTCTTGACATGATGGGCTCCCTCCAGCTCCAGTACAACCGTGGTCGTCAAGCCGTCATCACCAACGAACTTATCGACATTATCACT GGTGCCTCTGCTCTTTAA
- a CDS encoding translation machinery-associated protein 22, translating into MASAVSGPSTKQVHPFYCAVCSLPTEYCEFGPSVSKCKAWLEGQDQDEYERVWGEGALASRIGTLSLDKQEKLEADAAKLEKKAAKKAEAEAKKKEQTKIVIKRSERTKRKHQTHIQNLELFGVDLKKAAKQFAGKFATGSSVSKTPQGEEEIVIQGDVGDEIVEMIRQQVGALKGVPVDQITRVEVKKKKEAEEPAA; encoded by the exons ATGGCTTCAGCGGTTAGCGGTCCTTCCACCAAGCAGGTTCACCCTTTCTATTGCGCAGTTTGCAGTTTACCTACTGAATACTGCGAGTTTGGACCATCAGTTTCAAAATGCAAGGCGTGGCTTGAGGGGCAGGACCAGGATGAGTACGAGAGGGTGTGGGGTGAAG GCGCTTTGGCGAGTCGAATTGGTACCCTTTCTTTGGACAAGCAGGAGAAGCTCGAAGCAGATGCCGCCAAGTTGGAAAAGAAAGCTGCTAAGAAAGCTGAGGCCGaggccaagaagaaggagcagACCAAG ATTGTCATCAAGCGCTCCGAACGAACAAAGCGCAAGCATCAAACACACATCCAAAACCTCGAATTATTTGGTGTTGACCTCAAAAAGGCTGCCAAACAATTTGCAGGTAAATTTGCTACTGGTAGTAGTGTGAGCAAGACGCCTcaaggagaggaggagatcgTTATTCAAGGTGATGTGGGAGATGAGATCGTGGAGATGATTAGGCAACAGGTGGGAGCGTTAAAGGGTGTACCGGTGGATCAGATCACTAGG GTggaagtgaagaagaagaaggaggctGAAGAGCCCGCGGCTTAG